In a single window of the Cygnus olor isolate bCygOlo1 chromosome 5, bCygOlo1.pri.v2, whole genome shotgun sequence genome:
- the SYT12 gene encoding synaptotagmin-12, whose protein sequence is MDSDHAGRYRLSVATSPPRWEVGIYAAGALALLGIAAINLWKLWRSGSYPAPSPFPNYDYRYLEQKYGAACSDVKHKRGATVGSQRGLGKTSPIRQASLRAADTFESINELGSLELMSKDLGLAPYGPLKKSISADSLSSISSIGNNFGQDITVGQVEVSMEYDGKAATLHVTLLQGKDLLEKEDTRFESCFMRISLLPAEQIVGISRIQRSTYAVAFDERFSIPLDPAALEENSLRFSVFGIDEDERNVSTGVAELKLSDLDLALRPFNAWLYLQDMNKAVDTVGEILLSLSYLPTAERLTVVVVKAKNLVWTNGKVTADPFVKVYLLQDGRKISKKKTAVKRDDNNPLFNEAMIFSVPAIVLQDLSLRVTVAESGEDGRADNTGHVLIGPAASGMGITHWNQMLATLRKPVSMWHPLRRN, encoded by the exons ATGGACAGTGACCACGCGGGCAGGTACCGCCTGAGCG TGGCCACCAGTCCGCCGCGCTGGGAGGTCGGCATCTACGCCGCGGGCGCACTGGCGCTGCTGGGGATCGCGGCCATCAACCTGTGGAAGCTCTGGCGCTCCGGCAGCTACCCGGCGCCGTCCCCCTTCCCCAACTATGACTACCGCTACCTGGAGCAGAAATACGGGGCGGCGTGCTCGGATGTCAAGCACAAG CGCGGGGCCACCGTGGGCTCGCAGCGGGGGCTGGGGAAGACGTCGCCCATCCGCCAAGCCAGCCTGCGGGCGGCTGACACCTTCGAGAGCATCAACGAGCTGGGGAGCCTGGAGCTGATGAGCAAAGACCTGGGGCTGGCCCCCTACGGCCCCTTGAAGAAATCCATCTCGGCCGACTCGCTCAGCTCCATCTCCTCCATCGGGAACAACTTTGGGCAGGACATCACCGTGGGGCAGGTGGAGGTGTCCATGGAGTACGACGGGAAGGCGGCCACCTTGCACGTGACGCTGCTGCAGGGCAAGGACCTGCTGGAGAAGGAGGACACGCGTTTCGAGTCCTGCTTCATGCGCATCAGCCTGCTGCCGGCCGAGCAGATCGTCGGCATCTCCCGG ATCCAGCGGAGCACCTACGCTGTGGCCTTCGACGAGCGCTTCTCCATCCCGCTGGACCCGGCGGCGCTGGAGGAGAACAGCCTGCGCTTCTCCGTCTTCGGCATCGACGAGGACGAGAGGAACGTCAGCACCGGCGTGGCCGAGCTCAAGCTGTCCGACCTGGACCTGGCCCTGCGCCCCTTCAACGCCTGGCTCTACCTGCAGGACATGAACAAG GCGGTGGACACGGTGGGGGAGATCCTGCTGTCTCTGAGCTACCTGCCCACGGCCGAGCGCCTGACGGTGGTGGTGGTCAAAGCCAAAAACCTCGTGTGGACCAACGGCAAAGTGACCGCAG ATCCCTTCGTCAAAGTCTACCTGCTGCAGGATGGGAGGAAGATCAGCAAGAAGAAGACGGCGGTGAAGAGGGACGACAACAACCCCTTGTTCAACGAGGCCATGATCTTCTCGGTGCCGGCCATTGTGCTCCAG GACCTGTCCCTGCGGGTGACGGTGGCGGAGAGCGGCGAGGACGGCCGCGCCGACAACACGGGCCACGTCCTCATCGGCCCGGCGGCCAGCGGCATGGGCATCACCCACTGGAACCAGATGCTGGCCACGCTGAGGAAGCCCGTGTCCATGTGGCACCCGCTGCGGAGGAACTAA